Proteins from a genomic interval of Rosa chinensis cultivar Old Blush chromosome 2, RchiOBHm-V2, whole genome shotgun sequence:
- the LOC112190214 gene encoding HMG1/2-like protein: MKGLKSSTVASKKPVAELLGAKAEPKKTMKKEKVQKVSKKKDADAPKRPAGAFFIFMEEFRKSFKLEFPDAKSGPTVGKAGGEKWKSLSATEKAPYVEKASKRKAEYEIAMQEYEKKKLNCSAEAEKSVVTEKSASACEIHDDEAGQEVSS, from the exons ATGAAAGGTCTCAAGTCTTCAACCGTCGCGAGCAAGAAGCCTGTTGCCGA GTTGCTGGGAGCCAAGGCTGAACCAAAAAAGAcgatgaagaaggagaaagttCAGAAAGTAAGCAAGAAGAAGGATGCTGATGCTCCGAAGCGTCCAGCTGGagccttcttcatcttcat GGAGGAGTTCCGCAAGAGCTTCAAACTGGAGTTTCCTGATGCAAAATCTGGACCGACT GTTGGGAAAGCTGGTGGTGAGAAATGGAAGTCACTGTCTGCTACT GAAAAAGCTCCCTATGTCGAAAAAGCTTCAAAGAGGAAGGCAGAGTATGAAATAGCTATGCAGgaatatgagaagaagaagctg AATTGCAGTGCGGAAGCTGAAAAGTCAGTGGTGACAGAGAAATCGGCTTCAGCTTGTGAGATCCATGATGATGAAGCGGGGCAGGAAGTGAGCTCTTAG
- the LOC112188027 gene encoding uncharacterized protein LOC112188027, whose product MPTFSVIALDRLLEPGASSKSADMSVPNSKPVSHSMPVPEGPSKLERRNSTSVMERKPHRPPIRPALYATPETTPLPDSPTSFPPSPYIVNHKRRGPRLLKSYSEQDVSLHQKSGDEEKLNGSLHQKPGDEEKLNGIANNAEAKVETSPVDDSLTFTVPKPSQVQHSSGIHPSGSSNGNIDTSNGVLRSSSVELGAISMTNGSAREDDLFQQAAMASERDSDRDDFFDPRDNMSVTSNTDGEGNAGTERSASMSVPAGEFYDAWEELSSEGGHGKQLSACDLETELREMRLSLVMEIEKRKQAEESLDNLRNQWQRIRQQLSLVGLTLPADPTVTTEHEQLGSDPAEELGQQLYLARFVSNSIGRAIARAEMEAELEDQIESKNFEIARLCDKLHNYEAMNQEMVQRNQDVIELARREREKKAKRQRWVWGSIATALTLGTAALAYSYYPSGRGSPTYHSESSESENAGK is encoded by the exons ATGCCGACTTTCTCTGTCATAGCTTTAGATAGGTTATTAGAACCTGGAGCTTCTTCCAAATCTGCCGACATGTCTGTTCCTAATTCCAAGCCTGTTTCGCATTCGATGCCTGTTCCTGAGGGCCCCTCGAAGCTGGAGAGGAGGAATAGTACCTCAGTTATGGAGAGGAAGCCTCATCGACCTCCAATAAGGCCAGCGCTCTACGCCACTCCCGAGACAACTCCACTACCTGATTCACCCACTTCTTTCCCCCCCTCACCTTACATCGTCAACCACAAGCGCCGTGGCCCGCGCCTTCTCAAGAGTTACTCGGAGCAGGATGTATCCTTACACCAGAAATCTGGAGATGAAGAGAAACTGAATGGTTCCTTACACCAGAAACCTGGAGATGAAGAGAAACTGAATGGCATTGCCAACAATGCAGAGGCCAAGGTGGAAACTTCTCCAGTGGATGATTCACTTACTTTCACTGTACCCAAGCCAAGTCAAGTACAACATTCAAGTGGTATCCATCCTAGTGGTAGTAGCAATGGCAACATTGACACCAGTAATGGGGTTCTTAGGAGCAGTAGTGTCGAACTGGGTGCTATTAGTATGACTAATGGTTCAGCCAGGGAAGATGATTTGTTCCAGCAAGCTGCCATGGCTTCCGAAAGAGATAGTGATCGTGATGATTTCTTTGATCCAAGAGACAACATGAGTGTCACAAGTAACACAGACGGAGAGGGAAATGCTGGGACAGAGCGTTCTGCGTCTATGAGTGTACCTGCTGGGGAGTTTTACGATGCCTGGGAAG AACTTTCATCTGAGGGTGGTCATGGGAAACAGCTTTCTGCTTGTGATCTTGAAACTGAGCTGCGTGAGATGAGATTGAGTCTTGTGATGGAGATAGAAAAGCGGAAGCAAGCTGAAGAATCCTTGGATAACTTGCGAAACCAGTGGCAGAGGATTAGGCAACAGTTATCTCTTGTAGGATTGACTCTTCCTGCAGATCCCACTGTTACAACAGAGCATGAGCAGCTAGGTTCTGATCCTGCAGAAGAGCTGGGGCAACAGCTTTATCTTGCCAGGTTTGTATCAAATTCTATTGGGAGGGCCATAGCAAGGGCTGAGATGGAGGCAGAGTTGGAAGATCAAATCGAGTCGAAGAACTTTGAGATTGCTAGGTTGTGTGACAAGCTTCATAATTATGAGGCTATGAATCAGGAAATGGTTCAGAGGAACCAGGACGTCATTG AGCTGGCACGGCGTGAGAGGGAGAAGAAGGCAAAACGACAAAGGTGGGTCTGGGGCTCAATTGCTACTGCCCTCACACTTGGTACAGCAGCCTTGGCATACTCTTATTATCCATCTGGAAGAGGATCTCCAACCTACCATTCTGAGTCGTCCGAGAGTGAAAATGCAGGCAAATGA